In a genomic window of Helicobacter pylori NQ4053:
- the prfB gene encoding peptide chain release factor 2, with product MDNYTYSELLKSLQNKCDNIALIIKPEKIKQELERIEKEQEDPNFWQDVLKARDTNKEKVRLNRLLETYQKTKNSLDESVELFELAQNDNDEVTLSLLYEEAPILEHSVQKVEIEIMLSGENDASNAIITIQPGAGGTESQDWASILYRMYLRWAERRGFKSEILDYQDGEEAGIKGVAFIIKGENAYGYLKNENGVHRLVRISPFDANAKRHTSFASVQISPELDDDIDIEIDEKDVRYDYYRASGAGGQHVNKTESAVRITHFPTGIVVQCQNDRSQHKNKASALKMLKSKLYELELEKQQSSAKNEEKSEIGWGHQIRSYVLAPYQQVKDARSNIAYSNVEAILDGDIDAILEGVLIAKA from the coding sequence GTGGATAACTACACCTATAGCGAATTGTTAAAAAGCTTGCAAAACAAATGCGATAATATCGCTTTGATCATCAAGCCTGAAAAGATCAAACAAGAATTAGAACGCATTGAAAAAGAGCAAGAAGACCCTAATTTTTGGCAAGATGTCTTAAAAGCCAGAGACACTAATAAAGAAAAAGTGCGCTTGAACCGCTTGCTAGAAACCTATCAAAAAACGAAAAATTCTTTAGATGAAAGCGTGGAATTGTTTGAACTCGCTCAAAACGATAACGATGAGGTTACTTTATCCTTGCTCTATGAAGAGGCTCCCATTTTAGAGCACAGCGTGCAAAAAGTGGAAATTGAAATCATGCTAAGCGGTGAAAACGACGCTTCAAACGCTATTATCACCATTCAGCCTGGAGCGGGGGGGACTGAAAGCCAGGATTGGGCGAGCATTTTGTATCGCATGTATTTGAGGTGGGCAGAAAGAAGAGGCTTTAAAAGCGAGATTTTAGATTACCAAGATGGCGAAGAAGCGGGCATTAAAGGGGTCGCCTTTATCATTAAGGGCGAAAACGCTTATGGCTATTTGAAAAATGAAAACGGGGTGCATAGGCTTGTAAGGATTTCGCCCTTTGATGCGAACGCCAAACGGCACACGAGTTTTGCGAGCGTGCAAATTAGCCCTGAATTGGACGATGATATTGATATAGAAATTGATGAAAAAGATGTCCGTTATGATTATTACAGAGCCAGTGGGGCAGGCGGTCAGCATGTCAATAAAACAGAAAGCGCGGTTAGGATCACGCATTTCCCTACCGGTATTGTGGTGCAATGCCAAAACGACAGGAGCCAGCATAAAAACAAGGCGAGCGCGTTAAAAATGCTTAAATCCAAGCTTTATGAATTGGAATTAGAAAAACAGCAAAGCAGTGCCAAAAATGAAGAAAAAAGCGAGATCGGCTGGGGGCATCAAATAAGAAGCTATGTTCTAGCCCCCTACCAGCAAGTCAAAGACGCACGCTCCAATATCGCTTATAGCAATGTGGAAGCGATATTAGACGGCGATATTGATGCGATTTTAGAGGGCGTTTTGATTGCTAAAGCTTAA
- a CDS encoding molybdopterin molybdotransferase MoeA, with translation MISFKEALKIHSSIPLKPLEIEVVSLFESIGRVLAEDIICTHALPKFNQSAMDGYGFKMQDLGQKTQVIQHIFAGDDVSALEVKENECVKIMTGAMVPKGIETIVPIECMLESHENFALAPKDFKIHANIRQKGENASLNSVLVPKNTRLNYGHIALIASQGFKEIKAFRKLKIALFSSGDELVSLGQNALECQVYDVNSVGVFNMLKNYNTHFLGVLKDDKNLQLKILELQDYDVILSSAGVSVGDKDFFKDALKEKNALFYYEKVNLKPGKPVTLAQLNQSIIIGLPGNPLSCLVVLRVLILPLLERLSLNKDFKLKPFKAQINAPLKLNNKRTHLILGNYSNHQFIPYNNNRYESGAIQALAQVDSIALIDEGVGLVQGEIEILRFEN, from the coding sequence ATGATTAGTTTTAAAGAAGCTCTAAAAATCCATTCTAGCATTCCCTTAAAACCCTTAGAAATAGAGGTTGTCTCTTTGTTTGAAAGCATAGGGCGCGTTTTGGCAGAAGATATTATTTGCACTCACGCTTTGCCTAAATTCAATCAAAGCGCAATGGATGGCTATGGGTTTAAAATGCAAGATTTGGGCCAAAAAACTCAAGTTATCCAACACATCTTTGCCGGAGATGATGTGAGCGCTTTAGAAGTTAAAGAAAATGAATGCGTTAAAATCATGACTGGAGCGATGGTGCCAAAGGGAATAGAAACGATTGTCCCTATAGAATGTATGTTAGAAAGCCATGAAAATTTTGCCCTAGCTCCCAAAGATTTTAAAATTCACGCCAATATCCGTCAAAAGGGCGAGAACGCTTCTTTAAACAGCGTGTTAGTCCCTAAAAATACCCGTTTGAATTATGGGCATATCGCGCTCATTGCCTCTCAAGGGTTCAAAGAAATCAAAGCGTTTAGGAAATTAAAAATCGCTCTCTTTAGCAGCGGCGATGAATTAGTGTCTTTAGGACAAAACGCCCTAGAATGCCAAGTTTATGATGTCAATTCAGTGGGTGTTTTTAACATGCTTAAAAACTACAACACGCATTTTCTAGGGGTTTTAAAAGATGATAAAAATTTACAGCTTAAAATACTTGAATTGCAAGACTATGATGTCATCCTTTCAAGCGCGGGGGTGAGCGTAGGAGATAAAGACTTTTTTAAAGACGCCTTGAAAGAAAAAAACGCCCTTTTTTATTACGAAAAAGTCAATCTCAAACCTGGAAAGCCGGTAACTTTAGCCCAACTCAATCAAAGCATTATTATAGGCTTACCGGGTAATCCTTTAAGTTGCTTAGTCGTTTTACGAGTTTTGATTCTACCCTTATTGGAGCGCTTATCCTTAAATAAAGATTTTAAATTAAAACCCTTTAAGGCTCAAATCAATGCCCCTTTAAAGCTTAATAACAAACGGACGCATTTAATCTTAGGCAACTATTCAAACCACCAATTCATTCCTTACAACAACAACCGCTATGAATCAGGAGCGATTCAAGCCCTTGCGCAAGTGGATTCTATCGCTTTAATTGATGAAGGAGTGGGATTAGTTCAGGGCGAAATTGAAATTTTAAGGTTTGAAAATTAA
- the fliR gene encoding flagellar biosynthetic protein FliR, translating to MLDFLQELSTPHVRDFFLLFLRVSGVLSFFPFFENHLVPLSVRGALSLYVSAIFYPTLEFSSAAYTPEGFIIACLCELFLGVCASVFLQIVFASLVFATDSISFSMGLTMASAYDPISGSQKPIVGQALLLLAILILLDLSFHHQIILFVDHSLKAVPLGRFVFEPELAKNIVKAFSHLFVIGFSMAFPILCLVLLSDIIFGMIMKTHPQFNLLAIGFPVKIAIGFVGIILIASAIMGRFKEEISLAFSAISKIF from the coding sequence ATGTTAGATTTTCTCCAAGAGCTTAGCACCCCCCATGTCAGGGATTTTTTCTTGTTGTTTTTAAGGGTTAGTGGCGTGCTGTCTTTTTTCCCTTTTTTTGAAAACCATTTAGTGCCTTTGTCGGTGCGTGGGGCTTTGAGCTTGTATGTGAGCGCGATTTTTTACCCCACTTTAGAATTTTCAAGCGCCGCTTACACGCCAGAGGGTTTTATTATCGCTTGCTTGTGCGAGCTGTTTTTAGGGGTGTGCGCGTCTGTCTTTTTACAAATCGTTTTTGCGAGCTTAGTGTTTGCCACTGACAGCATTAGCTTTTCTATGGGGCTTACCATGGCGAGCGCTTATGATCCCATTTCAGGATCGCAAAAACCCATTGTGGGGCAAGCCCTTTTATTGTTAGCGATTTTAATTTTATTGGATTTATCGTTCCACCATCAAATCATTTTATTTGTAGATCACAGCTTAAAAGCCGTCCCTTTAGGGCGATTTGTCTTTGAGCCAGAATTAGCTAAAAACATTGTCAAAGCCTTTTCGCACTTGTTTGTCATAGGGTTTTCTATGGCGTTCCCTATTTTATGCTTGGTGTTATTGAGCGATATTATTTTTGGCATGATCATGAAAACCCACCCTCAATTCAACCTGCTCGCTATCGGGTTTCCGGTTAAAATTGCGATCGGGTTTGTGGGCATTATTTTAATCGCTTCGGCTATCATGGGGCGTTTTAAAGAAGAAATCAGCTTGGCCTTTAGCGCCATTAGCAAAATTTTTTAA